A genomic segment from Lignipirellula cremea encodes:
- a CDS encoding GNAT family N-acetyltransferase — MGVTYFKRYRMEYDLTGPLFAPPELPTGYSLEPWSDELVDTHADTKYRSFRFEIDACVFPCLGQSEGCSRLMREIARRDGFMPEATWLMAWRSHPLDRPDYCGTIQGILDKSRVGSVQNIGVTPEHRGRLLGTILIYHALRGFREQGMQRAFLEVTAQNQGALRLYQRLGFRTTKTVYKAAEVAYA, encoded by the coding sequence ATGGGCGTCACCTATTTCAAGCGTTACCGCATGGAATACGATCTAACGGGGCCGCTCTTTGCGCCGCCGGAGCTGCCGACGGGCTACTCTTTGGAACCCTGGTCCGACGAACTGGTCGACACGCACGCCGACACCAAGTACCGCAGCTTTCGCTTTGAGATCGATGCTTGTGTGTTTCCGTGTCTGGGCCAGAGCGAAGGGTGTTCCCGATTGATGCGAGAGATCGCCCGGCGGGATGGCTTCATGCCCGAGGCGACCTGGCTGATGGCCTGGCGTTCCCATCCGCTGGATCGGCCGGATTATTGCGGCACCATTCAGGGAATCCTCGACAAGAGCCGTGTCGGTTCCGTCCAGAACATCGGCGTCACGCCGGAGCATCGGGGGCGATTGCTGGGCACGATTTTGATCTACCATGCTCTACGCGGTTTTCGCGAACAAGGCATGCAACGGGCTTTTCTCGAAGTCACGGCCCAGAATCAGGGTGCATTGCGGCTGTATCAGCGGCTTGGTTTTCGCACGACGAAAACCGTCTACAAAGCGGCGGAAGTCGCGTACGCGTAG
- a CDS encoding transposase, producing MPSAARAEIVAAGEVGFYHCISRCVRRACLCGDDGVTGRNFDHRKEWVRQRIGLLAQVFAIDVCAYAAMSNHLHLLLRIRPDLAEKWTAEEVASRWLKLSGSATAEQIETLAGNERRIAELRTRLASLSWFMRYLKEYIARRANAEEEVSGRFWEGRFTSQALLDEAAVLACAAYVDLNPIRAAIAETLEESDFTSVQQRIEERSAGDSRRPSSVVRLCQIDERDGGFLPLTRDGYLSLLDRIARLHRPCKPGVTPAALPPILERLNLSPDELLGFNPRFHRGNRVAILK from the coding sequence ATGCCAAGCGCAGCGCGGGCGGAGATTGTGGCGGCGGGGGAAGTCGGGTTTTATCACTGCATTTCGCGGTGCGTTCGCCGAGCCTGTTTGTGCGGCGATGACGGCGTCACCGGGCGGAATTTCGACCACCGCAAGGAATGGGTCCGGCAGCGGATCGGGCTGCTCGCCCAGGTGTTCGCCATCGACGTATGTGCTTACGCCGCCATGAGTAACCACCTGCATCTGCTGCTCCGCATCCGGCCCGATCTGGCCGAAAAGTGGACCGCGGAAGAGGTCGCCAGCCGCTGGCTCAAGCTGTCCGGCTCGGCCACCGCCGAGCAGATTGAAACGCTCGCAGGTAACGAAAGACGGATCGCCGAACTGCGGACGCGACTGGCCAGCCTGTCCTGGTTCATGCGGTATTTGAAGGAGTACATCGCTCGGCGGGCCAACGCGGAAGAGGAGGTCTCCGGCCGTTTCTGGGAGGGACGCTTCACCAGCCAGGCCCTGCTCGATGAGGCGGCCGTGCTCGCTTGCGCGGCGTACGTCGACCTCAATCCAATCCGGGCGGCCATCGCCGAAACCCTGGAGGAGAGCGACTTTACGTCCGTCCAGCAGCGGATCGAAGAGCGGTCGGCCGGCGACTCCCGCCGCCCATCGTCTGTCGTGCGGCTTTGCCAGATCGACGAGCGCGACGGCGGTTTCCTGCCGCTCACGCGTGACGGGTATCTGTCGTTGCTCGACCGGATCGCCCGTCTCCACCGGCCATGCAAGCCGGGCGTCACGCCGGCCGCATTGCCGCCAATTCTCGAACGTCTGAATCTGTCGCCGGACGAGCTACTCGGCTTCAACCCCCGCTTCCATCGCGGCAACCGGGTGGCGATTCTCAAATAA
- a CDS encoding DUF1559 family PulG-like putative transporter, with protein sequence MRSISWIWLAPLLCVLAIGCGTKAPDSPDAPTDPPKKVASDATADSRQPATTDLPVASSSNNTAAAPTNSSSALTLSQAATTFVSDDYFVAIALHPKKIGDRRLVQNLLSIDMVKERLADNPAEVPFDPMTIDWILAVVGHQMGDGDSPLAGAFQFDSVEAAEKMRAVGQKAEVAKVKGVSIYVASDPAYHMYWANETTVVFGSAERLTRFLNGSQKPAVELLDRLKQVGYDHDIAVVTHMAPVRDLVANSVAGQGKSVENMPDQVKAATLTFDLEGAKLLNVLIEGKDPAAGEAIGGLLNQGLEAISTPLGLFGMDYLAPRVGEEGAVTLLDAANSLLQNVEIQQNGPDVSLSIAAPEGLADLPTKLAPLLAKWQEQVAGPQERINNLKQVGLALLSYHDQNGRFPAAALYNEKGDAVLSWRVAILPFMEGTTLYDAFNMDEPWNSEHNLQTSQVMIPVYGPPKDSRKPGPLLPGNNTAPKLPQEAQPAVAVPPSDGPDPASVPLTRFQVFVGPSTFFATTRGTRMAEATDGTSNSILVVETGPDKAVPWSKPADLAVDDDPVAALGTLDPEGALVLFGDGSVRRMSPSELKAVLKDMISINGGEVISEN encoded by the coding sequence ATGCGTTCGATTTCCTGGATCTGGCTCGCGCCGTTGCTCTGCGTGTTGGCGATTGGCTGTGGGACCAAGGCTCCAGATTCGCCCGATGCGCCGACTGATCCGCCGAAGAAAGTAGCGTCTGATGCGACCGCAGATTCAAGACAGCCAGCGACGACGGATCTTCCCGTTGCGTCGTCTTCCAACAACACGGCTGCTGCTCCGACAAACAGCTCTTCGGCATTGACTTTGTCGCAAGCGGCGACAACTTTTGTTTCCGATGACTACTTCGTGGCGATTGCACTGCACCCGAAAAAGATCGGTGATCGACGGCTCGTACAGAACTTGCTATCGATCGATATGGTAAAGGAGCGACTGGCAGATAACCCCGCCGAAGTTCCGTTCGATCCGATGACGATCGACTGGATTCTGGCTGTCGTGGGACATCAAATGGGCGACGGCGATTCGCCGCTGGCTGGCGCTTTTCAATTCGACTCTGTCGAGGCTGCCGAAAAAATGCGGGCTGTCGGCCAGAAAGCGGAAGTCGCCAAGGTGAAAGGCGTATCGATTTATGTTGCCAGCGACCCTGCGTATCACATGTACTGGGCTAACGAAACGACGGTCGTCTTTGGCTCGGCGGAACGGTTGACTCGATTCCTGAATGGGTCCCAGAAGCCGGCGGTCGAATTGCTGGATCGCCTGAAGCAGGTTGGCTACGACCACGATATCGCCGTCGTAACGCACATGGCTCCTGTCCGGGATTTGGTCGCCAATTCCGTGGCGGGACAGGGGAAAAGTGTCGAAAATATGCCTGACCAGGTGAAAGCGGCCACCCTTACCTTTGACCTGGAAGGGGCGAAGCTGCTCAACGTGCTGATCGAAGGAAAAGATCCTGCCGCCGGCGAAGCCATTGGCGGTCTGCTGAATCAGGGGCTGGAAGCGATCAGCACCCCGCTCGGCCTGTTCGGTATGGACTATCTGGCGCCGCGAGTCGGAGAAGAGGGGGCGGTAACGCTACTCGACGCCGCCAATTCTTTGCTGCAGAACGTGGAGATCCAGCAGAACGGACCCGACGTTTCTTTGTCGATTGCCGCGCCCGAAGGTCTGGCTGATCTGCCGACAAAGCTGGCGCCCTTGCTAGCGAAGTGGCAAGAACAAGTCGCCGGCCCGCAGGAACGTATCAACAATCTCAAACAGGTAGGGCTTGCCCTGCTTAGCTACCACGACCAGAACGGCCGTTTTCCGGCTGCGGCCCTGTACAACGAAAAAGGAGACGCGGTACTGAGCTGGCGCGTGGCGATTCTCCCTTTCATGGAAGGAACCACGCTCTACGATGCTTTCAACATGGATGAGCCCTGGAATAGCGAACACAACCTGCAGACGTCGCAGGTCATGATTCCCGTTTATGGCCCTCCGAAAGATTCACGCAAGCCGGGGCCGCTGTTGCCGGGGAACAATACCGCACCGAAACTGCCCCAGGAAGCCCAGCCTGCCGTCGCTGTGCCGCCGTCTGACGGGCCCGATCCCGCCAGCGTGCCACTGACCCGTTTCCAGGTGTTTGTCGGCCCTTCGACGTTCTTTGCGACAACGCGAGGAACCCGCATGGCGGAGGCGACCGACGGAACGTCGAACTCGATCCTGGTCGTGGAAACGGGGCCCGACAAAGCCGTCCCGTGGTCGAAACCGGCCGACCTGGCGGTGGACGACGATCCGGTGGCCGCGCTGGGAACGCTTGATCCCGAAGGCGCCCTGGTGCTGTTTGGCGACGGTTCCGTTCGACGCATGTCGCCGTCGGAGTTAAAAGCGGTGCTGAAAGATATGATCAGCATCAACGGGGGCGAAGTGATTTCCGAAAACTAA
- a CDS encoding linear amide C-N hydrolase: MNRSRIACSFGLAVLTLALVAAPGHTCSRILWNSNKLAVVVSRTMDWPESTEPILTVFPRGMNRDGGMVATEQVVKVNPLKWTSKYGSLVTTLYGMGTADGLNEKGLGVHFLYLNACDFGPRDESKPGVQAALWGQYLLDNAADVNEALSLLDSIQVVPAEAHGYKTNVHLAIEDASGDSAIIEYIGGKRVVHHGRQYTIMTNDPTYDEQLAMLHKLDFSKPSSDTPLPGNVTAADRFQRAAYYEALLPQPKSEREAVAGVLAIARNVSVPFGAPYKGFGIYNTEYRTVMNLTQRRYFFELTTSPNVIWADLSKMDLSPGAPVKTLNPDNINLSGDVTDQFQTAKKAPF, from the coding sequence TTCTCTGGAACAGCAACAAGCTGGCCGTGGTCGTTTCTCGGACGATGGACTGGCCCGAATCGACCGAGCCGATCCTGACCGTCTTTCCGCGCGGCATGAATCGCGACGGCGGCATGGTCGCCACCGAGCAGGTGGTGAAGGTCAATCCGCTGAAATGGACCTCGAAGTACGGCAGCCTGGTCACGACCCTGTATGGAATGGGCACGGCCGACGGACTGAATGAGAAAGGCCTGGGCGTCCACTTTCTGTATCTGAACGCCTGCGACTTTGGCCCGCGCGACGAGAGCAAGCCGGGCGTGCAAGCGGCGCTCTGGGGTCAGTACCTGCTCGACAACGCAGCCGATGTGAACGAAGCGCTGAGCCTGCTCGACAGCATTCAGGTGGTCCCGGCCGAAGCCCACGGGTACAAGACGAACGTCCACCTGGCGATTGAAGACGCCAGCGGAGACTCCGCCATCATCGAATACATTGGCGGCAAGCGCGTGGTTCACCACGGTCGTCAGTACACCATCATGACGAACGACCCCACCTACGACGAACAACTGGCCATGCTGCACAAGCTGGATTTTTCCAAGCCGAGCAGCGATACGCCCCTACCGGGCAACGTGACCGCCGCCGACCGATTCCAGCGGGCCGCCTACTACGAAGCTCTGCTCCCGCAGCCGAAGAGCGAGCGTGAAGCGGTCGCCGGCGTACTGGCGATCGCCCGTAACGTCTCCGTGCCGTTCGGCGCGCCTTACAAAGGTTTCGGCATCTACAACACCGAGTACCGTACGGTCATGAACCTCACCCAGCGCCGCTACTTCTTCGAGCTGACCACGAGCCCGAACGTGATCTGGGCCGACCTGTCGAAGATGGACCTGTCGCCGGGAGCCCCGGTAAAAACGCTGAACCCCGACAATATCAATTTGTCGGGCGACGTAACCGACCAGTTCCAGACCGCCAAAAAGGCGCCCTTCTAA
- the acpS gene encoding holo-ACP synthase: MNVIGIGTDIVECLRIAQMIERHGELFVGRVYTDHEIEYCSSRKAATQHYAGRWAAKEAVLKALGTGWSRGITWRDIEVHNEIGGKPHIRLCGGAGEVSQRLGITEMMISISHCRSHATAYALAVSDA, encoded by the coding sequence ATGAATGTGATTGGGATCGGCACCGACATTGTCGAGTGCCTGCGAATCGCTCAAATGATCGAGCGGCATGGCGAGTTATTCGTCGGTCGGGTCTACACGGACCATGAGATTGAATACTGCAGCTCTCGCAAAGCGGCCACGCAGCATTATGCGGGACGCTGGGCCGCCAAAGAAGCCGTCCTGAAAGCACTGGGGACGGGCTGGTCGCGCGGCATTACCTGGCGCGATATTGAAGTGCACAACGAAATCGGCGGCAAGCCCCATATCCGCCTTTGCGGCGGCGCCGGAGAAGTCAGCCAGCGACTGGGCATCACGGAAATGATGATCAGCATTTCGCACTGCCGCTCGCACGCTACGGCCTACGCGCTCGCCGTGAGCGACGCATGA
- a CDS encoding alpha/beta fold hydrolase — MNARRISIRVAALSLLLLPGGLAADAQSLPCPPGKVLIFRGIFTVFSLGLDELTGDLQNAGYDAQIAPPSMGVIPAATLREEYLAMADRGPIVLVGHSMGGRLCLHVARWYQQAGIPVKLIVILDSNPLTTVPSNVERCVNLYVTNSLGVFHGSPVRGDDPRTPIFNIDVSKIPKPQQSWSVDHFNIDDSHWMHAVVRQEIAQAMGGP, encoded by the coding sequence ATGAACGCTCGCCGAATATCCATCAGAGTCGCGGCGTTGTCGTTACTGCTGCTGCCCGGCGGTCTGGCGGCGGACGCGCAATCTCTGCCCTGTCCCCCAGGAAAAGTTCTGATTTTTCGCGGGATTTTCACCGTCTTCTCGCTCGGACTCGACGAACTAACCGGCGACCTGCAGAACGCGGGCTACGACGCCCAGATCGCTCCGCCGTCGATGGGGGTGATTCCCGCGGCGACGTTGCGCGAAGAATACCTGGCCATGGCCGACCGCGGGCCGATCGTTCTGGTCGGGCACAGCATGGGCGGGCGCCTTTGCTTGCATGTCGCGCGGTGGTATCAGCAGGCGGGTATCCCCGTCAAACTGATCGTTATTCTCGATTCCAACCCGCTCACGACGGTGCCGTCGAATGTGGAGCGTTGCGTGAATCTGTACGTGACGAACTCACTGGGCGTGTTCCACGGCAGCCCGGTGCGGGGAGACGATCCGCGCACTCCCATTTTTAACATCGACGTGAGTAAAATCCCCAAACCCCAGCAGTCCTGGTCGGTGGATCACTTCAATATCGACGATTCCCATTGGATGCATGCCGTGGTGCGTCAGGAGATCGCCCAGGCGATGGGCGGACCCTGA
- a CDS encoding carbon storage regulator has translation MLVLSRKEGERLKLGDSIVITVVRVSGEKVRLGIEAPADLLVLREELEPHAPPEAKSA, from the coding sequence ATGTTGGTCCTTTCAAGGAAGGAAGGCGAACGCCTTAAACTCGGCGACTCGATCGTGATCACGGTCGTACGAGTCTCCGGAGAAAAGGTGCGTCTGGGAATCGAAGCTCCAGCCGACTTGCTAGTGCTCCGTGAAGAGCTGGAACCGCACGCGCCGCCCGAAGCAAAAAGCGCCTAG